In Dromaius novaehollandiae isolate bDroNov1 chromosome 13, bDroNov1.hap1, whole genome shotgun sequence, the genomic window TAAAGTGAATACCACTGTTTGAATGTACCACGTGTACAtaaaatcaaaaaatattttaaatagcattGTCTGCCAAGATCACAAACATACTCTATGCTTTCTTGTATACTCCTAAGGGTTAACTAACCAGCCTTATTTTCCAACTTCCAAATTAGTACTACAACAGCAACCTAAACAATAGTAATAAGAGGACAGGACAAAAGAGAAACTAAAACTGTATTAAGGTATCTGAGCCTTTGAGGAAGTGACTCAACTCCCAAGAGCACTATACTAGACTAAGTAATGGTAGCAGTTCTTCcagaaacaataataaaacaattttctttctacATTTCCACCTGAGTGCACTGAGTCTAACtcttaagtattttaataaattattgaATGTTGCCAGAAGGCAGAGTTCTAGTTGGGTCAGTCTTGAGATTAGATCATCATCCTAAATTATTGAGttaaaacattacagaaaaataacTCTTGGTATTCTGACAGTGGTTTCTCAAACTTCAATTCTGGCAGAATTACAATGATAAAATACAGTACAGtctcataagaaaaaaatcaacatggAAAATTCTTAATTTCTTCAGTTTGATTTTGTAATACAATAAAATTGTAAAACTGACACAACTGCAGCAATGAAAGGACTTTTAAAAGTCTGCATAATAGAAATTTAATAAATTACCTCCAGGTTTCATAAAATTACTAGAATAGTTTCATCAACGTAATCCAAGAGTGAAGACCTTTTACATCTTATCCTCTCTGGGCATCTGAAGCCTTGACAAAATCTACTTGCCTGGCACGCTAGCCAAAACGAGCTTTTGCTGAGCTGAGCccttttaatggattttttccttttgttttcatatGCAGAATAGACCTATTAAAAGCATGctaatttatttttagcttccattGTAATTTCACAGCAGATATAGAAAGGCAGTCCTTAAATGAAAATAACATGTTTCAGACCAAATACTAGCACCCGCAGCTCACTCCCACATCCCTGAGACATGATGTCAATGGCAGACAGGTTCTCAGCACAGCCGAGAGTTTCTGCCAGTAAATCTGACAGAGACAGTGgcaaaagaaatgtatttactgAATATCACTTTGCAGATCGTGAtgctgaacacacacacacaaagtcacAAGGGAAAATACTTACATATAACAAAGTACTATTTTCTCAAAACAGAGTGAGATGAAGCATGAGATAATATGGCAGAGGCTGCACCTCCTCACAGCATGTGCAAGGGGAGAAAGTGCTAGCCTCTGcaaaacaccaggaaaaaaggaAGCACCAGAGTGTACAGGTGTTACCAGTCTGTCACTGTATTTTTAATACTGCCTGTTAGGCGTATGGCAGGGAGGGATTGTTTTTTCCACACAAAggtgttgtttttgtttaaatggaTACCTTCAAAAGGAATTTTTAGAGTTTAAGGATGGACTTTTCATGGTACTTAGGTGGCTCAGTTACAAACCTCAGCGTGCACTGGAATTTTGAGAATTCCAGTACAAACATATAAAGAATTTAAAAGCCCTATGATCTTTCAGTGTGTAAGTTCCAACTGAATTACAGTTTCTTTCACAAGCTTCCTGATCCAGCAAGATAAATATTTTGCTAACTCTTCAAGTGCCACCTTAGTCTTCTAATTTCCTTGCTACATATAATGATCTTCCACATACATACATGCCTTCTACTGGGTTATATTCTACTTTTGGAAGATTTAAGATTGGCTTAAATAACATTAACTCTTTCTAAATAGACAATTTACTTATTCTCCTCCTTCCGTTTTTATCCATATCATTTGTGTTTTCATGGTTTGTGTCTTCCATAACACTGCTACAGTTCAGTAATTAGCCTCCAGCCTGAAActacacattttaattttcttattttacgTCAGAGCTTTTCTGACTAGAttccttctcttttatttttcacactgtttttatgaattaaaaagaaaggtaAGAGAACAGTTCAAAATACTAGTCCAAATTCTGTCAGCATATCTATAGGTTTCTTGTATTCCTTCTAGAATAATAGAGTGTACATTTAACAAAGTTGCTTAGAGCTTTATTCAGCAATAGTGTGTTGCTTTTCAATTTTcttgcagagggaaggggaatACATCAGAGTAAACTGTTAACTAAAGATTGCTTTGGGGAGTGGGGAGAAGTAAAATATATAGAGATACTTGAGACAAATTCCAAGTGATATCCAATACTGACattacatttttaatgcattttcatgtaattttaaaaacattgtgAATTGAGTTACACATATGTATAAGGGGACAGAACATCTTTTTCAAGATTCACCAGTAagctaagaaagaaaattttcttctgtgtattACTTTTCCTGGAGAcatccctttctcttttctaacAGATTTATTTGCGATTTCTGGACTATCAAATGGAGCATTCgaatgaatgcaaaagaaacttTGTTGCTGTATATGATGGAAGCAGCTCTATTGAAAACCTGAAGGCAAAGTTTTGCAGCACTGTAGCAAACGATGTGGTGCTGCAGACGGGGACGGGCGTGGTACGCATGTGGGCAGATGAAGGCAGTAGACTAAGTAGATTCAGGATGCTGTTCACTTCATTTGTGGATCGTAAGTAGATTTTAAAGTACCTGTTCTCCTGGTAGCAGGGTACTTCAGGTATTTAAGGAAAAGCACCAGCTGTATATTATGCAGCAGGAATACaccaaaaaaaagttgtttcccTTTCCTTCACATACAGCTAGGTAAATTTAATACTTGCTTTGGTATAGTTATGTGcactgtttctgaaggaaggctttccttctctgttaaaaggattatttttcacTTGAATTGAATAATAATACAGCCTTAGGCAAAGTTCTTCCCTCAGAGCTCTACGAACAAGCACAGACTTACGTAAAAGACAGCAACAGGACTAAAGTGCCCTCCCTCACTAGCACCTCACTTCCACTTCCCTGCCAGACACCACCACAGGCTCTTCTCAGCCCACACTCAAGGTTCAGATGGCTAGAAAATACATGTAAACCTGCAGAGTTTGGATCTTCTTCCTATCCACACAGCCCTACCCTCCAGCTTCAGGTCTGGAACTGCACCCACTGCTGCTACCTCCTTCTCCAACGTGTTGTCACTCTAAAAATAGTATTCTCACATGCGCTCCCTCAGCGAAGCCCAGCTATGCTGGGCAGCTGTGGTTGAGGCAGTTAAGTTCAAATTTATTAAGCAGGCTATACTAGGAGCAGGGCTATAAATGTTATTCTGATTTTGCATTTGGATTCCGCAGCCTGGGTTACAGAGATGATCATTAATCTCATCTCTTCTTGAAAGCATGCTTTTTGCGAGATTTTCTCCCGAGTTCTTTCTCTAAGAACTTAATTGAATTCTGCTGCCTCCCATGTTTACAAAGGACTACACTGTCCACATTGCAGAACCAGAAAACCAAGAGGCGGCACCTTCAGAAGCGGCACCTTCAGCACAGAGGTAGACACAGTTTGGAACTGCAGAGCAGATCTGCAATACATTGGCAGAGTGGAATAAAACATATCTGCCATTTAACTTCAGGAAATCAAAACTACTGTTGTGCTAAAGGTTAAGTTTTCAGTAACTTTTGCTTGTAGAATAAACAGTACAGGTTTGgctttaaagaaataattctttGGACAGTACTAACATATCTGTAGCCAGTCCTGAAAAAGATCCTGGTCACCACCTTGCAGAAAAGTTCAAGTTACAGGTAACAGGTAGATTTTTATATTCTGTTCCATGAAACAATAAAGTTTAACACAGGATAAAAGTTACTTTCTGTAAAATAATCTTTGGAAAGTGACagtgatttttaagaaaaatatcataCTGCTTACTTTATGTACATGATAGTAAGAAGCAGTAACATCCTTCTGAAACTGATCTATTGTTTAACATAAAATAGGTTAAATAGGTTAACCTAAAATAGATTGAACAAAAAGATAGGGTTTAGTAAACTTTTCATACTGTGATTTTCATTAACTACCACTTTTAAGCGCTACTTGCTTGTCAAACTTCTAATTGCTTTTccagtactttttatttttcaatataattATCAGTATTAGCAATAGTGTAAGTTATTCCAGCTTTCAGACAGAAAATGCTATGAATTTTGCCAGAGGAattattgatttattttgaaaatattgattttttttttgagtataaGAGGCTGATACAATGACTACTCCTAAGCTTAGATAGCTTTTCAAATTTAAGATTTAAAGCAACTCTAAAGTCATTGCCAAAAGAAAGTCTGCAGACGTATGTGGTTGTTCTTATTTATCTTCTAACTTGACAtactagctttttcttttctcataggGTAATTCAAAAGTATGGGTCTGAAAAATaagtttcatatatttttaaataatctagTGCTAAGCAAATATTCTAACTGAAAATAGTGAATCTGTGCTTATCTTCTTTTCAGATCATTAAGCTATTTATAATTATATGAAGCCAACCATGAAAACAATCAATGTTTCTGAAAAGATTTACATAAATGAACTAACTGTGCATGACAGTCACTTCACACATACCTGGTGCTGCTTGCAGATTTGACAAAGTAATTCCGCTAACAGCAGTGTTAAAAATCAATGTATTTGATTTCTGGCTTGATTCAATACATGAATAATGCTAGATATTAACAACACTGAACATTGCCCCAGTCTTAGGAAGCAGTTACGAGAAGAGTCCAGCTATGTCCTTGAAGTGCTGTACTGGACCCAGTCAATCATCGTGACTGTTAGAGAGACTCTACTCTCCAAATaacaagcaacagaaaatgaagtCCAGGTGTCCCATCTTTATGAATGTGTGAACATAAGCCATTAAAGAGACTACGCAGGAACATAAGCTACAGACTGTGATGCGGgatggagaagcagcagcagaatgcATCATTCAGAAAGATACAAACATGAAAAAGTTTCCCTATACAGGGAAATAAGGAAGGGAATGTGTCTTGCATCATAATTCTTTGTCTGCTATTCCAGAAGCGGTGCAACTCCATATGGGTCCATGCTGAAACATCAGCAAATACACATGGATCCTTATCAGCCATTCTGGACACCACTTCCGTACATCTTACTttctctcacagtaaaaaatatttttaatagacatTGTAGCCTGTTACATACATATCCTTTTTGAGCTATTCTATATAAAAGATAAATTGGACCATTATTTATAAAGCAAAGCTTGCACATTCTTTCCAAATTGAGAAGGAAGGACTACCTAGATATTTTTCCCCGTGCATGCCAAGAGGCCAAAGTCTTGGAACCAAATAGTAGAGTGTCTATCATACACCTACGCTATTTAATATATAACTGACTCCATTTATAATAGACATTTCTGTGATAAAAATATCACATTACTGAAGCAGAGAAAGGGAACACCAACTTCTTGTCCAATGTCCTGAAGCCATAAAGAATTCACTATGTATATTATACAACAtcctgaagagatttttttttttatatatttaacatGAAGAACATGCATAGATATATAAAATCTTCTTTAGAGGAACTTTGTCGttaatttatttcttcaaatttCTAACTATAGCTAGATAGGTAAAAAAGCTAAACTGTGCTCTCTCTTAATCCCTGCATTAGCTCTAATAGAAGGATCTAAGAGCTTTGATTCACAAGCAGGAATGACTTATGTGCCTGCAGTTACTGAAATCTCTTGCAATTACTGAAACATTTACAGTCCTGTGCAAGCTGAAATCTGATTTGCCTTAACATATTACTGGGCTCTAAAATGCAGATGTTCAGGAACTGCTTCAGAACCAGCTATGCCATCTACATAGCAGATGCACAGCAGATTGAACAAATATATAATTGACGGGAAGCATGTGAttaagtattttgtttttaaagataagtATTAAAGCCTTCCTCCATTATCTGTGTTGGGTGACTGTCTCTTTCTGCTACCCAGTTTGAGCATGAAAATTGTTTGTGGCATTGATAATACATCTGAAAGCAACCAAATGAACATAGAGTAAACTACCCGATAATAACTGATGTGCAGGAAAAGTCATTGTGTTTAAACCGTAAAGAGATAAAGAATGAATACGCATGTTAAAGAACATAAAAGGAATTTACTAGTTTGGGGCAATGTGTGAGTCTTGGAAATTCCTAATATTGTCCTCTTCTTTTCTACAgctccctgcacaggcagcacTTATTTCTGCCATAGCAACATGTGCATCAATAATTCTTTAGTCTGCAATGGCATTCAAAACTGTGCATACCCTTGGGATGAAAATCACTGCAGAGGTGAATACAATGCAAAGTATAACCTTTATGATCCAGCATGGTCAGTTTGCCTTTGAAGAAAATcacaaaatgtctttgaaaatatcCTGAAGACAGTTGTTCTATTAATCTCAGGAAGGTGTTTCAGATCTTTAATTTAAACTCAGGAGGCATATGAGCACAGTGAAGATTGATCCTACTGCTTTATAGTTAAagcctttcttcctcttcaaaatttactttccattttaaaaggacATTAGCTTAATAAGAAATAGAATTTACTATTTGTCAGGTTGCATCCTACCCATTCCTAAAATTTAAATGAAGCAAGGTTTGTAGGGacaggtaatatcttttattagaaaaAGTGATACAGCTGGAAAGAGAGAGACAAGCCTTCAAGCACCAAAGGCCTTTTTTCAGgtctgaaatagaagcagcaatCTTCAAAgctaaatacagtttttaaacatttgttttgattttaactTGTTAATCATTTAGACCATCTGAGAGTTAATGCAACTGCTGCGTATGGTAGTAGAGGaactgggaggaaggagggattGTTAGCAAAGTAAGAAGTCATTATCACTTAGAGAAAACAGGCACACATGTAAATCACTGCTTCTAGAACACGGCAGGAGAGTAGTCTTGTTTAAACCATCACAACTACAGTAAGACTGTTTCAGTCTCAGCTTTAGTAGGGAGAACTCTCATGATTTGAAGAAACTGTCATTTTACTAGACCacatataataaaaatgtattttcctgtgTTGCAACAATAACTGAATTTtcagagttggaaaaaaaaattaagatcaatttttttcttcctaaaacaaataagcaaaaaaaaaaaaaaaaaaaaaaagcttgaatgtTTTCTGACAAATACAGCGGTATAAATagatctgaaaacaaaacaagtccTGAAAGTTTAATTAGACTATTAGCTCAATTTCAAGGAAAAATTCTGCTTAACTGCAGAAATTGTCAAAACCTTCTCTGCAgaaaagtcttaaaataaaatagtttacatttatttattaaaagatttAAGTTTCATTTCTCTGTTCAGAAGCcttatttaaaactgtattttgggAAAACATTATCAAAAAAACAATCACAGTTCTAAGAGATACCCTAATGCAAGGTATATTATGCAAACTCTCAAGTTAACAAAACTGATCAGTGACCCCCCGAGTCTTCAGTATAACAGAAAGTCTCCTCTAAACAATTCttagtttttttaatattcagtatGTTCCCTCTTTGATGTAACTTCTGTTTCCTATCTCTACAAGTGCTTTTTTGGAATCTTGCCTAGAATCTGCAATTTGCTAACCTAACCTGCTGCAGTATTTCAAAAATGAATGCCACAAAGACTATGTAACAGCATGAAACAGTGTCCTTCCCCATATTTGTAAATTGATGTGCCTAGTGCTAAATGATCTACCGTGTTTTATGTTAGATGAAGTCTAAATTCTGCTTTAATACCTATACAGCAGACAATTAAAAGACTGCTGAAAACTGGATCCAGCTTGCTATCCAAGGTAGACTGAAGGGAGACTGATGAAACTAAAACAGCAATTTTCTCAGCTTCTACATTTGTGTAGGCTTCTCAGTTGTGCCCTAACACTTCAGGCACCTAAAGTTCTCATTTTGTCCATATCCACAACTGCCTAACAATCTGAGCATGTTGACGCCTACTTTATGCCTAAGCCCAGTGAggcttaaaaagaaggaaaaaaaatatatattgttcaatttcttttaagaaaataaattaaagattTCACCTTCTGCATAACAGCTTTTGATGAGAACATCTTCCAAGAACTAAGAAATCTAGATGCAGATGAGAACCGACGTAGGACTGACACCTGTATTTCCTATACATGTGTGCTGACATTGAGTTCTAAGCAAGAAAGGCCAAGGGGTGCAGTCAGCTTTCACATTAAAGCTATAAACATAAGTCAGAGTAAAGAGTCTAAACACTGAAGTGGAACAGTACTTCAGACTTCACCATCCTTATTTCTTATTAGCCAATTCCTTTGAACTCTCTGTTCAGTATACGGTTTGTTTTGGATAGCAGACCATGGGGTATCTGACTCTCTCCGTGCACTGTGTAGTGTACTTAGGTGCCTGACACAAAATTCCAGATGTTAGAAGCCAGATATCTTAAAACAGCCTGTAACATTTAGGCAACTACATTTTCActcttaaatgctttttttccccagtgattATTTTAGACTTTGTTAGTGTACAATTCTTTCAGTCACCTAGGACAAGtacttttataaaacagaaaactggaaaattttGTCTTCAAATAGATATTTTAAGTATGGGAAACCATCTTAATCTAATGCTGCCATCTTGTGTGTTTTCATAAGAAGTGCTACCGAACAGTGCCCCAGGATTTGGGTtgggtggttttggtttttttgtttttcccaacTGACTTTATTACTGGACTGTTGCAATCAGAATGTATCTGAACTTCTCTGCACCAAAATAGGCAAAACGGAGTTACACAACAGACACGGTCATTAATTTTGCAAAGTGAAAACAAATAGCATGGTCAGTTTTACATCACTGCTGTTATATCAtcttacttttaaaaaagaaatagataatCTTAACTCTAGGTTTCCATCCACTGTCAATGTGGACATTACCAATAGCACCAAATTGTGACAAGGAAGCAGCATTtgtagctgtaaaaaaaaaaaagaaagaaaaaaaaaagaaacaaaaacaaaacaaaaaacctctttaAATCAAGGATTTTAGCACGTGAACTGAATTCATATAGGTTCAGCAATGGAGCCCCATCCTAGCAGAGTCAGCATGCACTAGCCACAGAATTCTGCTGTCACTGAATTATCATATGGTAGCTATTAATAAAGACAGGGAATTAGACTTGCTGAACAAATGCACAGAGCCAACATGACAAATCTCAGTGACATACAATTGCAGTCTCCAGTACCGTGAAGTCATTATTTCACTAATAATATAGCATCCACATGGCGATCAGAATATAGCTTGATTTGCTTTAATACATTATCAAAAAAGTGAACAATAATAAAAGTCTTATATTAATCCccattttttctttacagaaaagaaaaagactggatTGTTTGAACAAATCACCAAAACTCATGGAACAATCATTGGCATCACATCAGGGATAGTTTTAGTTCTTCTTATCATTTCAATTCTAGTGCAAGTAAAGCAACCTCGCAAAAAGGTTATGGCTTGCAAGACTGCTTTCAATAAAACTGGTTTCCAAGAAGTATTTGATCCTCCACATTATGAACTATTTTCACTAAGGGACAAAGAAATTTCTGCAGATTTAGCAGATTTATCAGAAGAACTTGAAAACTATCAGAAAATGAGACGCTCTTCCACAGCTTCTAGATGCATTCATGACCACCACTGTGGCTCTCAGGCCTCTAATATAAAACAAAGCAGGACAAACCTCAGCTCCGTGGAACTTCCCTTCCGCAATGATTTTGCGCAACCTCAGCCAATGAAAACATTTAATAGCACATTCAAGAAAAGTAGTTACACTTTCAAACAAGCGCATGACTGCCCTGAGCAAGTCATAGAAGACAGGGTTATGGAAGAGATTCCCTGTGAAATCTATGTTAGAGGAAGAGAAGATACTGCACAAGGTTCATTATCTATTGACTTTTAACTTTCTAAAGAAGGTGATAACAGTGTACATACAGGATGCTTGTATATATAATGACagtgtatatattaaaaatgtaccATATGCAGCGTGTGAGATGCACACACTTTTAGCTTactgtatttcattaaaaaaaaaaaaaaaaaagtcttcgtAACTAATTGTTGAAAAACAGTGGACTCCCTCCAATCTTCCCAAGCTACCTATCCAGCTGAGCAacaaaacaaaggctttgcatGGAAATTAATAGTTCAGGATAtcggggaaaaaaacaaccaccaaTCATTGGTCACTGAAAATAATGACTACTACCTGCCTCTTCctatcttttcctcttcctttgatATCTGCTTTTCAAGACAATTTTAACACCTCAGTTACTTACATAAATAAAAGTGGTTAAGTGCACCACGCGTATGTCAACATAGGTGTCTTATTGTGTTTGTCAAATTGAAGGTAGAGCTATTGTGTTAAGTGCCAGTTAACAGTCAAGAATTATGTTACAGCAATCTGTTTCACCTTGTCTGTCATTTATATTGCCTTTAATTACTGGTTCCTCACTCAGTGTTTCGTGAGAAATAAGTGTAAAGGATTACTGCCTTTTAGCAATATTTTATAATAGTATTAGTTATATTAAATTTAGTACCTTTGGGAATATATAATCTTTGCAGCTTGTGGTTAAAACTCAATGAAGTTCTCAAACGGTATTCTAGATAAAAACttttacaaatacaaatgttttgtTTCCAGGAGGCTTATGATGTTAAAAGATTCTACCATATACTATATACCCTTGTGACTCCACTGATTTCATAGCTCTTTAGTTAGAAAACAATATTGTTCCTGTGTTTTCCAAGTATTTACATAAAAAGACTGTACTGTGTATTTGTCTCTTAAAATAGCCTTGTACTCCCTATGGAGCCACTCTCctctactgaaatcagtgatCGATACTTTGAGCTCATGTCCTACTTGCGTGAAGAGAACGGCTCGGAGGTCTGTGTGATCAAAGTACATGAAGATACTGGACACAAGGAGAAATCACGAAGCAACTTTTATTAGCCTTTATGGCAGCCTTCTTGAGCCCCTTGTTTCCACTTGCAAAATTGCACATTTCATACCTTTTTTAATGGTGGTTTTGAcctaattttaacatttttacaatatagaacagtttttaaatataataattcTCATTGTGATTTTTAGACGTTTTATATAGTTTGATACTGTACAGACTATTTATTAAATCAAAATCTAGCACCTGTACAGCAGGCTTGTTTCAGTGTCCATATTAGCAGCTCTGAATAACACGCAGTGACTGCTATGCACATTGCAATTTGCCAAGAATACTTTTAAGATGACTTCTGTAT contains:
- the NETO2 gene encoding neuropilin and tolloid-like protein 2 isoform X1, with product MALHKLCSVLEVLLVTILVVEGIAVAQKTQGGQNIGVNRISPTQCDNWVRTSNGGHFASPNYPNVYPPNQECIYILEAAPRQRIELTFDEPYYIEPSFECRFDHLEVRDGPFGFSPLIDRYCGLKSPSLIRSTGRFMWIKFTSDEELEGKGFQAKYSFIPDPDFTYLGGILNPIPDCQFELSGADGIVRSSQVEQEEKTKPGQAVDCIWTIKATPNAKIYLRFLDYQMEHSNECKRNFVAVYDGSSSIENLKAKFCSTVANDVVLQTGTGVVRMWADEGSRLSRFRMLFTSFVDPPCTGSTYFCHSNMCINNSLVCNGIQNCAYPWDENHCREKKKTGLFEQITKTHGTIIGITSGIVLVLLIISILVQVKQPRKKVMACKTAFNKTGFQEVFDPPHYELFSLRDKEISADLADLSEELENYQKMRRSSTASRCIHDHHCGSQASNIKQSRTNLSSVELPFRNDFAQPQPMKTFNSTFKKSSYTFKQAHDCPEQVIEDRVMEEIPCEIYVRGREDTAQGSLSIDF
- the NETO2 gene encoding neuropilin and tolloid-like protein 2 isoform X3, translating into MALHKLCSVLEVLLVTILVVEGIAVAQKTQGGQNIGVNRISPTQCDNWVRTSNGGHFASPNYPNVYPPNQECIYILEAAPRQRIELTFDEPYYIEPSFECRFDHLEVRDGPFGFSPLIDRYCGLKSPSLIRSTGRFMWIKFTSDEELEGKGFQAKYSFIPDPDFTYLGGILNPIPDCQFELSGADGIVRSSQVEQEEKTKPGQAVDCIWTIKATPNAKIYLRFLDYQMEHSNECKRNFVAVYDGSSSIENLKAKFCSTVANDVVLQTGTGVVRMWADEGSRLSRFRMLFTSFVDQKKKTGLFEQITKTHGTIIGITSGIVLVLLIISILVQVKQPRKKVMACKTAFNKTGFQEVFDPPHYELFSLRDKEISADLADLSEELENYQKMRRSSTASRCIHDHHCGSQASNIKQSRTNLSSVELPFRNDFAQPQPMKTFNSTFKKSSYTFKQAHDCPEQVIEDRVMEEIPCEIYVRGREDTAQGSLSIDF
- the NETO2 gene encoding neuropilin and tolloid-like protein 2 isoform X2; this translates as MALHKLCSVLEGGQNIGVNRISPTQCDNWVRTSNGGHFASPNYPNVYPPNQECIYILEAAPRQRIELTFDEPYYIEPSFECRFDHLEVRDGPFGFSPLIDRYCGLKSPSLIRSTGRFMWIKFTSDEELEGKGFQAKYSFIPDPDFTYLGGILNPIPDCQFELSGADGIVRSSQVEQEEKTKPGQAVDCIWTIKATPNAKIYLRFLDYQMEHSNECKRNFVAVYDGSSSIENLKAKFCSTVANDVVLQTGTGVVRMWADEGSRLSRFRMLFTSFVDPPCTGSTYFCHSNMCINNSLVCNGIQNCAYPWDENHCREKKKTGLFEQITKTHGTIIGITSGIVLVLLIISILVQVKQPRKKVMACKTAFNKTGFQEVFDPPHYELFSLRDKEISADLADLSEELENYQKMRRSSTASRCIHDHHCGSQASNIKQSRTNLSSVELPFRNDFAQPQPMKTFNSTFKKSSYTFKQAHDCPEQVIEDRVMEEIPCEIYVRGREDTAQGSLSIDF